DNA from Plasmodium cynomolgi strain B DNA, chromosome 12, whole genome shotgun sequence:
CgcacaaatttgtataataatgcgtgcatgtatatatatcattttttttacttatctGCGTGTTTGTCCCGCGCTTGCCTTGCGCTTGAATtgataaatttgaaaaatagcATCGTGAAAATTGCGGAAAGtttgcaagaaaaaattgacgtCTGCGTTGAAAATTTCACCGCAATTCTCGCCGTAATTCCCGCCGCAATTCTCGCCACAGTTCTTGTcgcttttttccccatttttttcttgccccTCAACCTcgtcatttttcctttcatgaaTGCTTaaactgcattttttcattttttaaggtttccttttttttttttcacttacggataattgttaaaatgagaagcacgccgaaaaaatatttttttccccttttaatttAACGTAAAAGAGGAATTGCTCATACGTGAGGGCATAAAAACGAACATATGTGATGTACTTACAGGCCGCGCTCGTGTATGTATAATTCCGTATGTGAGAATTCGTACGttcatatatgcatacgttTGTATGCAAACGCTTATATGCACGTACGTACGCACGTGATTACGAAGGGTTAACTGAGAAGTGGTGAATCGAAAGGGGGAACATCCAAGCTGTGAGCTGCAAAGAGGGGGGTGCCGCTTTGTAAACGTGAGAAAGGAGAACAATTGGTAGCAAAtgtaagacaaaaaaaaaaaaaaaaatgaaaaaaatattttttttgcttcctacTCGTTATTGCCAACTCAGTGACTCTTCATTGCAGCGGTGGCGATGGCGATCAGGGAGTGGTttttaaggagaaaaatttaaatacaGAAAAGGGGGCAGAGGAAAGGCTTATTAACAGTGATGTGTGCGGTAGTGGGAATGGCACCATTGTGGGGCTGGCCAAGGACCGTGCTTTCAGAATACTAAATGCGGGCGCAAACGGAAGTAGCCACGGGAACGGCGATGGAAGCAAGAACTCGTACGACAGTGACGATTCGGATGACGACTCGGATgacgatgaagaagatgaagaagaagaagaccaAGACAATAACGAGAACAATTTTGAAGTGCCCATAAACTGCACAGATGGAGAGTGCCTGAACTCCATGGAtgatattaacaaaataattgatgataaaaaaaaaaattaaaaaacaagaaGAAGAGAGGAAAACCTTTGCAGATAATAAAACCAAATGTAAACCATACCGAACTGATAATcattgaagaaaatttagaaaTCCTGAAAAGTATCGAAAAGCCAATCGCCATCGTATCCGTTTTGGGAGATATGCACACAGGGAAGTCCTTCCTCCTAAATTTGCTTAACGAACACGTGGTGAAGGACGTGagtaaaagtgaaaaaaatatcgaaaaagGATTCAAAGTAGGAAATGATATCACGGCGAGTACATACGGTATATGGATTTGGTCAGAGCCAATTAAAATCACCGTaggaaagttaaaaaaaatgtatgactatattgacaaaaatttcacaaactttgtaaaaaattatgaatacgAGAAGGATgaatataatgaagaaattatagATTTACTGAACTTGTACAAGACAGATGATTGGATTGCCAAAATTGATGAATTAAATTTGGCCGAGTCGGAAGAAGTGAATTTAATCCTAATGGATACACAGGGGTTGAACAGCCCAAATGTGAATAAGCGCTATGACGAAATATTGTACGCCCTTACCAATTTAATATCGACCGATATTATCTTTCTCACGATGAAGATGATTAACAATAAGGACTTGGaatttatagaaaatatCACAAAGGATGCCAATTTGTTTATGCTCAGAGCGTATACCAGATCGAACGGATCCACTTTTtctataaagaaaaataattttgacaaaattttggaCCATATGGATAACATCGAAAATAACTCTTTAATTTTGGAAAGCATCGCTTCGAAGAATCTGATGTGGGTGGTCCACGATTTTAGTCAACGGCTGGACGTGCGAAAGGGGAAGCTGTGGCTCGAcattttgttaaactccGATCGGAGAGACCTTGACATCAAGTATTGGAAGAAAATCATATCCAACAAGAGCAAGGAGAAGTACGACGCGTATACgacgaagcagaaaaaaatcgcCTACCTGAGTTACGCCGATGGTGGTGCTTCTTCGAACTATGCTTCTTCGAACTACGCTGCTGCGAACTACTCTGCTGACCAAAGTGGAAGCGCCGTGGCGGAAACGTCTTCCAACTACAAACTGAACGTTCTGTACAAAAACATAGACTGCGTGTTGCTCAGAAATATGTACAACAACAAGGAGTTCGATTTTACGAATGCAAATTTGTCGGACCTGAATGATGAGTACAAGAATGACGTGATTCTACTAAGGTATAAAATTTACCTGAGGGCATTGCTGTTCCCAAAGAAAACTTATTCTAATGTTCAGATGAGTTActtaatgggaaaaatgaagaaggagcaaCAGATGCGCAatcagaaggaggaaaaaggtgggggtgcaaaaaaaaatagtgatgAGGGAGAGAATAGTAGCAGTAGTTACGGCACCGAGATGAGTAATAGATACATGTCGGGACATGACGTGTACGACTTTATCACGTTCTTAGTCCGATCAGCCAACCAAaacctttttacaaatgtcAATCagttttttaaacaattCAAAATTAACAGGGCAGAAATTAGTAGAAACGATTTGGTATTTCTGTACAAAAAGTATCTCCTACAATTTatggaaaatgaagatgTCGAATTTATTAGCTACCTGAATGATGAAGGAGACGATTTAGCAACCAGTCTGGGAAACAAATTCAGTTCACATGAGAGAAAGAGTACCttcgaagaggaagaactgTTTGGGGAGGACTTctcggaggaggaaaaaaaaaacacagagGAACGAACCGATATGTATAAGCTCCCCCCACTATTGAACGAAATTAGAAAGTACGAAGAACTCATAAgggaacaaattttaaacatCTGGTATAAGTACACAGAGAGCGATTTtcatgatgaggaggagaaggagctAATCAAAGATATCGAAACAAATTTGTATGAAAGGTTGgaccaaataaaaaacgaaatggtaGAGTTAGGAGAAgcaaatattaaaaaattttgcaaaattgcatGTGAAGACGCGTTGCAAATTGTTGTAGAGGAcatcaaaatgaagagcgACCAGTACCCCATCAAACAGAAAGATCTTATGAACTTCTTCGAATCGGTTAGCTACAATTTGTTgaaatatttagaaaaaaaactctccaAAAGTTCAGAAAAATTAGACCTAATATATTATAAGGATGAAATTTGCAGCCCCTTGATAAATAGCACCTTCCAAGAATTTtactatttaaaaaaaaaaaatattacgtTGAATGAAAACCGTTTGAAGTCTCATTTTTCTAATGCAGTGTCCAAGGGGAAGGAAGTGTTCGAAATGCTGGCAGAAAGTACTGATAACATAACCGAATATTTCAAGAGCAAGAATTtgttttatgccattttggACAAATGGAATGCGGAAGCGGTTAATGTCTACATGACCTCCTTGAGCGATTTttcaaaggaggaaaaagaaatcagTGAAGAATATCTAATCATTCTTGACAACGATATAAAAATTCTGAAGCAAAAAGCCATGGAGAAATGGCACAACCATTGTAAGGATAAAACCAGCGCTCTCTTCAATATGCATAAAggcaatttgaagaaaaatttcctcGAAAATTTCAACTTCCCACTAGACGAACTAGTACTACAGGATATATTCCTAAGTCTTAAAGGGCAGGAAGAACTCAAGTACATGGATATCTACTGCTCAAATGAAGAGTCCTGGCAAGGagagtacaaaaaatttctccTACTAACAGATGAGGTATACAAATTTATAAAggatgaaaatttgaaagctATTCAGATAACCTGTCAGCAACCATTGgacgatttaaaaaatggaataagaCATGAAATCCATAAGTACTACCTGTGGAGGTCTCTAAAAAATGAGCTATATAGTAGAGCGCTCGTTGTACTATCCAGTaacattgaaaatatttacctaaaaaatcaaagagaaaacaaaatacagTCCTCTATAGAGGAAAAGCTGAGTACGAAAAATACACACTATAGGAAAATCTCGAAAGAATTAATGAGTAAAGTTATAAACAGATGGTTaaataatgacatatataatatatactacCCTATTATCAGGAAACAGCTgattcataaaattatttgctACTTAGGAATGCttattttgttgttcatAACATGCCTAGTGTtgtactttaaaaaatttcacatcagttttttcttcttgatAATAATTTCGCTCTTTATGATATTTGGATACGCTCAAATATCACTCTACGTGAAGAAATTCTTCCGACATGTGGTCTTCTACTTTTACGAAGGAATTGCTAACGTGTTTGGAACGGAGGGCGCCATAGTTTTCACCATTCTGTTCATCAGTGTAA
Protein-coding regions in this window:
- a CDS encoding hypothetical protein (putative): MYDYIDKNFTNFVKNYEYEKDEYNEEIIDLLNLYKTDDWIAKIDELNLAESEEVNLILMDTQGLNSPNVNKRYDEILYALTNLISTDIIFLTMKMINNKDLEFIENITKDANLFMLRAYTRSNGSTFSIKKNNFDKILDHMDNIENNSLILESIASKNLMWVVHDFSQRLDVRKGKLWLDILLNSDRRDLDIKYWKKIISNKSKEKYDAYTTKQKKIAYLSYADGGASSNYASSNYAAANYSADQSGSAVAETSSNYKLNVLYKNIDCVLLRNMYNNKEFDFTNANLSDLNDEYKNDVILLRYKIYLRALLFPKKTYSNVQMSYLMGKMKKEQQMRNQKEEKGGGAKKNSDEGENSSSSYGTEMSNRYMSGHDVYDFITFLVRSANQNLFTNVNQFFKQFKINRAEISRNDLVFLYKKYLLQFMENEDVEFISYLNDEGDDLATSLGNKFSSHERKSTFEEEELFGEDFSEEEKKNTEERTDMYKLPPLLNEIRKYEELIREQILNIWYKYTESDFHDEEEKELIKDIETNLYERLDQIKNEMVELGEANIKKFCKIACEDALQIVVEDIKMKSDQYPIKQKDLMNFFESVSYNLLKYLEKKLSKSSEKLDLIYYKDEICSPLINSTFQEFYYLKKKNITLNENLSKGKEVFEMLAESTDNITEYFKSKNLFYAILDKWNAEAVNVYMTSLSDFSKEEKEISEEYLIILDNDIKILKQKAMEKWHNHCKDKTSALFNMHKGNLKKNFLENFNFPLDELVLQDIFLSLKGQEELKYMDIYCSNEESWQGEYKKFLLLTDEVYKFIKDENLKAIQITCQQPLDDLKNGIRHEIHKYYLWRSLKNELYSRALVVLSSNIENIYLKNQRENKIQSSIEEKLSTKNTHYRKISKELMSKVINRWLNNDIYNIYYPIIRKQLIHKIICYLGMLILLFITCLVLYFKKFHISFFFLIIISLFMIFGYAQISLYVKKFFRHVVFYFYEGIANVFGTEGAIVFTILFISVTAIYLYNYHIVRIKNKVAKNTKKIFQSQNLMNLSGMNGFKDMNANSKTRIFKPNIMKYSDYDNRDGKYLTSNLTQDYKMHNDASQFIDLKSRANRVNKMDDYPTYNNPSKFQRRSYLD